The DNA region aaatcaaCGACAAGTaaattagaaaaattattgCCAGTAGATAATGATACGTTTGTAAATAAACATTCTTTTAATTGTGCTCTTAATGCTAGTGGGGTTGTTTTGAAAGCTGTAGATTTTGTATATGAccaaaagaaaattttgaattatgaatatgaaaaattaaaaaattgtaaagaatgtaaaaaatatagaaattGCAAAAAATGCAAAAATTGTGAGAAATGCAAAAAATTGAataaattgaaaaaattgaataaattgaaaaaattgaaaaaatgtaaaaattGCAAAAATTGCAAAAAATGTAATCAATGCAAAACATGCAAAATAAATACCCTCAATTTTAATCCTAATAGTagaaagaaaatattttgtgTTGTTCGTCCACCTGGTCATCATTTAGGTACCTTTGGTGCTGCTCAATTTAATTTAACAGATGAAGATGTTGCAGCAGGTAGCCAAGGattttgtatattaaaCAATGTAGCTATTGGTTTAGCTTATGCAAAATATTGCTATAAAGGTTTTGATCGTATTGCTATTATAGATTTTGATGTTCATCATGGAAATGGTACTGAACaaattataagaaatataggattaaaaaaaatgagaataaatgaatatatagatatatattcttGGAAAGCATGGAAAGATAAGGATGATAGAAAAACTACATTTTTTAGTTCTATACATGCATATGATGGATTTTTTTATCCAGGAACAGGTTATGATGCTGTTGAATTAGATCcttatataattaatgttacattaaaaaaaaatattggTCCAACTGAATTTCTAAAATTATTtcatgataatatattaatacatctttataattttaaaccaaatttattattcttatcTGCTGGATTTGATGGACATAAACTTgattatgtaaataatggattcataaaaaaaaatacatccacatatttttatttaacTCAACTAGTTTTATcattacaaaataaattaaattttcCAATAATTAGTGTTTTAGAAGGCGGATATAATACTTCAAATGATATGGCCTCTGTATTTAGTCTCTCCGTTTTAGAGCATGcattatctttttattataatgatataagatttattaataaaaaacGAACAAAACTAAAAGATATgccaaaaaaaaatattttaagaaagaaaaaaaaatataatgatgaCTTCAATATATGTTATACTCTATGTagtaaatattatgatgacttgaatatatattatgatgattttaataaatattatcatgattttaataaatattataaaaattttaatattattatgaataaaaaatataaatacacTCCTGCTAAATCCAATAcccaaaaaaaaatgaaccAACCAATTCATATATctaatacaaatattatagatcaagaaaataataataaaatacaaaacatttatgaaaaacaaaaaatattaaaagaaacACCTATTTTATACTTCccatatatattcataggaaaagaaaaattaataagTATGTTCgaaaattatttttctgtttttaaagaaaaaacaaatgaaaCACAAGATTTgaaattaatttataaactaatagaatataataatttcttgAAAGCATATGATTTTAAAATTTTGgatatgaaaaagaaaattaacAAATTTAAAGATACACATAAAGCTgttttgaaaaatattctaTCAGAATCTTATAatgattatttaaaaataaaatatataaaattaccaaataattgttatttctatgaattattattacatcttcaaattaataacatatatgtCAGAGGccaatataataacaatcaaaataataaattctTTTCAGCAATCAACAATCCTTACGATTTTAATCAACTCGATCttgaaaattttaaaaggtaaaccaaaaaaaaaaaaaaaaacacacatatatataatatatatataatatatatatatatatatatatatatatatatatatatatatttatttatttatttatttacatttttatattttttatttttttttgtgcAGACACCCGGAAAAGAAATTcgaattaataaaattttgGAACGAATAAACTGGAATTTAAAGGATCAAAAAAAAGGTctaattaaataatatattttttataattcaCCTTTTCTTATCATCtgacatatatatatatatatatatttatttatttaattaaatgaatatttgAAGAAAACAACGTGTGAGAAACAcatgatatatatatatatatatatatatatgtttaattatatagaacaatatttcatataatattcaaaaaaaaaaaaaaaaaaaaaaaaaaaaaaaaaaaaaaaaaaaaaaaaaaactcattataaatataaaaattaaaataaaaaaaatataaaaaaataatatatatataaaaaaataattattattttataatattaatataaataaattattcatatatttaatttttttttattttatatttatataaattaatactattattttttatttNNNNNNNNNNNNNNNNNNNNNNNNNNNNNNNNNNNNNNNNNNNNNNNNNNNNNNNNNNNNNNNNNNNNNNNNNNNNNNNNNNNNNNNNNNNNNNNNNNNNNNNNNNNNNNNNNNNNNNNNNNNNNNNNNNNNNNNNNNNNNNNNNNNNNNNNNNNNNNNNNNNNNNNNNNNNNNNNNNNNNNNNNNNNNNNNNNNNNNNNNNNNNNNNNNNNNNNNNNNNNNNNNNNNNNNNNNNNNNNNNNNNNNNNNNNNNNNNNNNNNNNNNNNNNNNNNNNNNNNNNNNNNNNNNNNNNNNNNNNNtttaaataaaaaaaatatttaaaaaaaaaaagtttaaaaaaaaaaataataaatatatatatatataatttttaaataaaaaaaaaaaaattttaaaaaaaaaaaaaaaaaaaaaaaaaaaaaaaaaaaaaaaaaaaaaaaaaaaaagttagatcgttttatttttttacattttatcatttattattttcctattctcattaatatttgaaaaaaaaatatttttataccaattaaatatatatatatacatccaattcattatattttttatttgatagatttaataattaacacagtgttgtttttttttttttttatatatatatatattattttatttgaCCTTTTTAACTACATGgattttattattattatgttctGTAATTCGTTttaatattcttataattttattttatattgtatttaatataattcaatttctttttctttttcgTAAAGATtgaaattataattaagcattttaatatatatatatatatattatttcaatcttgatttattattttattttatattattgtttgttatatatttgtgtatatatatatttttccttttttgTTTTGAATTGATATTATCgcaataatataaaataataaatatatatataatatatatatagtataatattaattatatacGTGTGAatgtttttaatattatatatatatatatatatatatatatatatatttagattaaagaaaagaaaaagaaaataaactacaaattatttaaaaatctatttattatataaaaaaatatgaatatatgaCAAGTACAAaatcttttataaaatttaattttctttaaaaatttacaaaattattatgttaattttaatttatatttaaaatataagaaagattttataaaataaaaatatatactaataaatatatatatatatatatatatatataatatatttatttattattttttttttcttatctTAGAAAAGagtttataaaattattgtaaaaaaatgatgaaaaattatgatattttttatacaaaagaaacagaagaaaaataattgaaaaaaaaaaaaaaaattaaataacaaaaaaattaagaggaacatataatataatatattattacaataaataaatatatatatataatatatattatatatatatatatattttatataataatataatatttaagAGTAATTGTAAAAACGTggtttttaaaaagaaacatatataaaaataaaataaaaatgtcattttaaaaatgaaattaaagagttattacttttatatagatataatattattaatatttattttatatttgaaGAGATGTTGTAAAGGATATGTTTTGAATGTAAACGTTGTCGATAAAGATGActtatttgtttttttgtataaaaatgaacatTTACTAGCTTCAagttattataatttaaagCCCTCctatttcttttctttcGACGAAGGTAAACAcggaaaaaatatatatatatatatatttatatatatatatatatgtatatatttatatttattttattttattttgtgtGCGCACGTTACCATTTTTCTTATATGtcttaatttatttatttatttatttaaaaacCCTTTTGTGTTTTTTTCCTTCCTCTTAGGAGAAAtcaatattaatatgaatattcatttcaagaaaaatacatatatcAAGAAAAAACACTTAAGTCAAGAAGTCCAAGCCAAGTCAAATCTAAattcaataaatatattaacacactttaatataaatgaagaataccttcaaaaatataattttaaaaaggATTATATATCAAAAGAGATATCTACAacatatgataataataataataatgataataaagacacttatgatataattaaagaaaaatatgatgatgataaaaacCCGAATGATATTACTTGTGAGGAAGCTAGTGATAAATTAATAAGTAATAATTtagatgaagaaaataaatcTAATAATTTATTCTTAGTTTTAATTACAGCAGATCAATGGCTTAATTATATAagattaaaaaataaattagaACCTTCATTACATAATGATGagaattatatttttacttCTCATTTTAATTGTATAAAAAGATATCCTTTAGATGAAGGAATAATTAAGAAAactataaaaatagaaCAGAAAAATAGATACATGTTagttttaataaataataacaaattAAGAATTACATTAAAAGGAAATGTTGttttttatgattataaAACCAAACATCTATCATATgatttcctttttattcCTAATGTCCTATATTTTACTACTATCGTGTTGTTAGTATTGGTTATAATcatttctttatatttcttGAGATATAGAGAAAAATCAGATATATTTATGGTTCTTAACAtgattttctttttattgtcaacatatttaaattataaaaatatcaattttataaaagaaatgGGTTATATGTACATGTATTACTGGtaaaatgaaagaaaaattaaaaaataaagcaaaatgaaacaaaaaaataaataaataacataaaaatgtatattcacttatatattattcattataatCTATTTTGATTCGgtttatttcattttaatttataattatatatatatatatatatatatatatttatttatttattttttttttattaagGATACCAGCCAATATCTTAAAGAAGATGCAAGAAATTGtaacatttattatatatttgcAAGTATCTTTAGgtaataaaatgataatatattttaaataaatgtCCTAATACATTcatttcatataaaaataaatttgttattaatttatgtgttgttttattatttgtcTTCTAGGTGATATGTATATAAGAACTCATTTAAGCAGAATAGAGATACAATTTATGATATGTTTTTCAGTCATTTCATTTTACACGGGACTCTTTGAAGTATTTTTAGGAAATTTTCAAGtaaagataaatatatatatatatatatatatacattataaaATCCCCatgatttaaataaatatatacaaacaaaaaaaaaaaataagcacactaacatatatacatatatatatatatatatatatatataatattttttataggCTCctagatatattttacaaGCTTTTGCATAtctatttatttttattgcTATTAATTTCACTTCAACATTTCTTTCAGTAAggaaacaaaaaaaaaaaaaaatatatatgtatatatatataaaagctagttataaataaaaaaaagaaaaaaatatatatatatatatatatatatatatatatagtctttttttttttttttttttttttttttttttt from Plasmodium gaboni strain SY75 chromosome 14, whole genome shotgun sequence includes:
- a CDS encoding putative membrane protein (conserved Plasmodium membrane protein, unknown function) — protein: MKLKSYYFYIDIILLIFILYLKRCCKGYVLNVNVVDKDDLFVFLYKNEHLLASSYYNLKPSYFFSFDEGEININMNIHFKKNTYIKKKHLSQEVQAKSNLNSINILTHFNINEEYLQKYNFKKDYISKEISTTYDNNNNNDNKDTYDIIKEKYDDDKNPNDITCEEASDKLISNNLDEENKSNNLFLVLITADQWLNYIRLKNKLEPSLHNDENYIFTSHFNCIKRYPLDEGIIKKTIKIEQKNRYMLVLINNNKLRITLKGNVVFYDYKTKHLSYDFLFIPNVLYFTTIVLLVLVIIISLYFLRYREKSDIFMVLNMIFFLLSTYLNYKNINFIKEMGYMYMYYWIPANILKKMQEIVTFIIYLQVSLGDMYIRTHLSRIEIQFMICFSVISFYTGLFEVFLGNFQAPRYILQAFAYLFIFIAINFTSTFLSARLAEENLSFHVAELYKKYDIYKKYRLIFFAVILKPILLIIYKVLCLSPSNIDLYSSHEFLYIFFDINFDIIVYVL